The proteins below come from a single Leptolyngbya sp. 'hensonii' genomic window:
- a CDS encoding TatD family hydrolase, producing MSLVDIGVNLTHAAFDIDRPQVLERAIAAGVQTLILTGTTVEGSREAQALASQYPGQLYATAGVHPHDVRHCDEQTIPHLRSLMTHPAVVAIGECGLDFNRDYSPRPEQEQWFEAQLQLACELQLPLFLHEREAHVRFMEILKPYRDQLTAAVVHCFTGNADELRTYLDWDLHIGITGWICDERRGRHLQELVRLIPPNRLMLETDAPYLTPRTLRPKPKGGRNEPAFLTHVVQTVAQAIGKPVETVAQATTESAFQFFNLHVPIPAPPPTSL from the coding sequence ATGTCATTAGTAGATATTGGTGTAAACCTGACCCATGCCGCTTTTGATATCGATCGCCCACAGGTTCTGGAACGGGCGATCGCAGCCGGTGTCCAAACGCTGATCCTGACAGGCACCACTGTCGAGGGGAGCCGGGAGGCCCAAGCCCTGGCCAGTCAGTATCCGGGGCAGTTGTATGCGACCGCAGGAGTTCATCCCCATGATGTGCGGCATTGTGATGAGCAGACTATTCCCCATTTGCGATCGCTGATGACCCATCCCGCAGTGGTGGCGATCGGAGAATGTGGCCTGGACTTTAATCGGGATTATTCTCCCCGACCTGAGCAGGAACAATGGTTCGAAGCTCAATTGCAATTGGCCTGCGAACTCCAACTCCCCCTATTCCTGCATGAGCGAGAGGCCCATGTCCGATTCATGGAGATACTCAAACCCTATCGAGACCAGTTAACCGCCGCCGTTGTGCACTGTTTTACAGGCAATGCCGATGAGCTGAGGACATATCTGGATTGGGATTTGCACATTGGGATTACTGGCTGGATCTGTGATGAGCGCCGGGGGCGGCATCTCCAGGAACTGGTACGATTAATTCCGCCCAATCGATTGATGCTGGAAACGGATGCGCCCTACCTCACCCCCAGAACCTTGCGACCCAAACCCAAGGGAGGACGCAACGAACCGGCCTTCCTGACCCATGTGGTGCAAACAGTCGCCCAGGCGATCGGTAAGCCAGTTGAAACAGTGGCTCAGGCCACAACTGAAAGTGCGTTTCAGTTTTTCAACCTGCATGTTCCAATTCCTGCCCCACCCCCCACGTCGCTTTAA
- a CDS encoding glycerophosphodiester phosphodiesterase family protein has translation MENAIPNVILEGFASLPADTFAPGPAAGQGISANGRTGPFPGQPVQGFSGVQFADDQSFWFMPDNGFGAKGNSADFLLRIYKVDPSFRGAETNGNGTANVNFQSFIQFSDPDQKIPFSIVNGATSDRLLTGADFDIESFTIAKDGTIWVGEEFGPYLLHFDATGKLLEAPIPTPNINPLNTLNGQPPLVIGHRGASGELPEHTLEAYKLAILRGADFIEPDLVSTKDGVLIARHEPILGGTTDVASRPEFANRRRDGVIDGVLYQNEFFASDFTLAEIKTLRAVMPQGYRTDAFDGVFQIPTLDEVIDLVQQVEKDTGRKIGIYPETKHPTYHDQLGLSLEEKLIDTLVQQGFTDPSRIFIQSFEVSNLKELNSVLMPKAGIDLPLVQLLDAYDVDYNTGKLLYQDVNARPYDFTVKGDTRTYADLQTPAGLAEIATYADGIGPWKRMIVSVKNVDNNNDGQPDDLNGDGTINDADRVTLAPSSLIPNAHDAGLFVHAYTFRNESQFLASDYKGNPELEFRQFIGLGVDGYFTDFPGTGDLVRDQITSPFVRSPQNPEVLSTPDFNTLSGNAPLVIGHRGASGSRPEHTLAAYKKAIADGADFIEPDLVVTKDGVLIARHEPLLAVAVLNSDGTIRLDANGKPVINTNDTSTDVYLRDKFADRLTIKTLDGVKVAGWFAEDFTLAEVKELNAIERIPAIRGTTFNNDGLKVPTLEEVINLVKQVEAETGRKIGIYPETKHPTYFLQQGYNTSQLLVDTLVQTGFTDPNRVFIQSFEVGNLKTLNDTIMPAAGIDIPLIQLFGGSGRPYDFVVSGDSRTYTDLSTPAGLAEIATYAAGIGPNKQRIVPLSTVDNNKDGQPDDLNGDGQISDGDRITGTPTTLIADAHKAGLLVHLYTLRDDSFFLPASYNGDPANEFKQFIDLGVDGFFTDFPGTGRSVVVNDYLAGTGYANPNTNLNSPYLPDPNRPYYGNQIVANLNRSQGFEGMAISPDKQTLYPLLEGTVVGDPANSLRIYQFDVKSQQYEGLVGYYHLESPTHAIGDFTVINAHEYLVIERDNNQGAGAAFKKIFKVDFSKQDANGFVYKEEVANLLNIKDPNDLNKDGSNTYTMPFQTIEDVLVIDADTILVANDNNYPFSVGRPPAIDNNEMVLLKLEKPLDVDPRVGLAGLNRPIQDGQGGNKLFQVSQGADITIVDNFGGIGTGDRPSKQELLELDVLKFQGPGLTARNMLLTQKGEDLLISFEGVKGSEVFLTKFALEDLDILSKNGSRPALGNILFDGQILFKDSFDVFDANSNQTSLFNRNTVTFLNDLDNKVVGFDGSDDVINAQGGDDIIDGRGGNDLIRGGAGDDGLIGGSGHDILLGGSGNDLLYGDQGKDTLQGDAGKDGFILVRGTGTDTIVDFENGVDFLGLYDGLTFGQLKVTQGTGHQSQDTLISLAKGNQLVAVLTGIQASTITSADFTIVG, from the coding sequence ATGGAAAACGCAATACCAAACGTCATTCTCGAAGGATTTGCATCGCTTCCTGCAGATACCTTTGCTCCCGGCCCCGCTGCAGGGCAGGGCATCTCTGCCAATGGTCGGACAGGCCCTTTCCCCGGCCAGCCCGTCCAGGGTTTCAGCGGTGTTCAGTTTGCTGATGACCAGTCTTTCTGGTTCATGCCAGACAATGGCTTTGGTGCCAAGGGCAACAGTGCCGACTTTCTGCTGCGGATCTATAAAGTTGATCCCAGTTTCCGGGGCGCAGAAACGAATGGCAACGGCACGGCTAATGTCAATTTCCAGAGCTTCATCCAATTTTCCGATCCCGATCAGAAAATCCCCTTCTCCATTGTTAACGGGGCCACCTCCGATCGGCTGCTGACCGGCGCAGACTTTGATATCGAGTCCTTCACCATTGCCAAGGACGGCACCATCTGGGTCGGTGAGGAATTTGGTCCCTACTTGCTGCACTTCGATGCCACCGGCAAATTGCTGGAAGCACCGATTCCCACCCCCAACATCAATCCGCTCAATACCCTAAATGGCCAGCCTCCCCTCGTCATCGGCCATCGAGGAGCCAGCGGCGAACTGCCAGAACACACCCTGGAAGCTTACAAGCTGGCCATTCTGCGTGGCGCTGACTTCATCGAACCAGATCTGGTTTCCACTAAGGATGGGGTTCTGATCGCCCGTCATGAGCCGATTTTGGGTGGAACAACTGATGTTGCCAGTCGTCCGGAGTTTGCCAATCGCAGACGGGATGGGGTGATTGATGGTGTTCTCTATCAAAATGAATTCTTCGCCTCTGACTTCACCCTGGCAGAAATCAAGACTCTGCGGGCCGTGATGCCCCAGGGCTACCGCACCGATGCCTTTGATGGGGTCTTCCAGATTCCGACCTTGGATGAAGTCATCGACCTAGTTCAGCAGGTCGAAAAGGACACGGGCCGAAAGATTGGCATCTACCCCGAAACCAAGCACCCCACCTATCACGATCAACTGGGCCTGTCCCTGGAAGAGAAGCTGATTGATACCCTGGTGCAGCAAGGTTTCACTGACCCCAGCCGCATCTTCATTCAATCCTTTGAGGTGAGCAACCTGAAGGAACTGAACAGCGTGCTGATGCCCAAGGCCGGAATTGACCTGCCCCTGGTGCAGTTGCTGGATGCCTATGATGTGGACTACAACACCGGTAAGCTGCTGTACCAGGATGTTAATGCCCGTCCCTACGATTTCACGGTCAAGGGCGACACCCGCACCTATGCCGATTTGCAAACCCCTGCAGGGCTGGCAGAAATCGCCACCTACGCGGATGGGATTGGCCCCTGGAAGCGGATGATCGTTTCTGTCAAGAATGTAGACAACAACAATGATGGTCAGCCGGATGACCTGAATGGAGACGGCACGATCAACGATGCCGATCGGGTCACGCTGGCTCCCAGCAGCCTGATTCCCAATGCCCATGACGCAGGGTTATTCGTCCATGCGTACACCTTCCGCAACGAGAGCCAGTTCCTGGCTTCTGACTACAAGGGCAATCCAGAACTGGAGTTCCGCCAGTTCATCGGTCTGGGGGTGGATGGTTACTTTACCGACTTCCCCGGTACCGGGGACCTGGTGCGGGATCAGATTACCAGCCCCTTCGTGCGCTCTCCCCAGAATCCCGAAGTCCTGAGCACACCAGACTTCAATACCCTGTCGGGGAATGCACCGCTTGTCATCGGCCATCGTGGTGCTAGCGGTTCTCGTCCCGAGCACACCCTGGCGGCCTACAAGAAGGCGATCGCCGATGGCGCTGACTTTATCGAGCCTGACCTGGTTGTGACTAAGGATGGGGTGTTGATTGCCCGTCATGAACCCCTGCTTGCAGTTGCGGTGTTGAATTCCGATGGCACGATCAGGCTGGATGCTAATGGCAAGCCGGTGATCAACACCAACGACACCAGCACGGATGTCTATTTGCGGGATAAGTTCGCGGATCGGCTCACGATTAAAACCCTGGATGGGGTGAAAGTGGCTGGTTGGTTTGCTGAGGACTTCACCCTGGCAGAAGTTAAGGAACTGAATGCGATCGAGCGAATTCCGGCCATTCGAGGCACGACCTTCAACAACGATGGTCTGAAGGTTCCCACCCTGGAAGAGGTGATCAACCTGGTGAAACAGGTGGAAGCCGAAACTGGGCGCAAGATTGGCATCTATCCGGAAACCAAGCACCCCACCTACTTCCTGCAACAGGGTTACAACACCAGCCAGCTCTTGGTGGATACTTTAGTGCAGACAGGCTTCACCGATCCGAACCGGGTGTTCATCCAGTCCTTTGAGGTGGGCAACCTGAAGACCCTGAACGATACGATCATGCCTGCCGCTGGGATTGACATTCCCCTGATTCAATTGTTTGGCGGTTCTGGCAGACCCTATGACTTCGTTGTGAGTGGCGACAGCCGCACCTATACCGATCTGTCCACTCCGGCTGGATTGGCAGAGATTGCTACCTATGCAGCGGGTATCGGTCCCAACAAACAGCGGATTGTGCCCCTGTCTACGGTAGACAACAACAAAGATGGCCAGCCGGATGACCTGAATGGGGATGGTCAGATCAGTGATGGCGATCGCATCACCGGCACGCCAACGACCCTGATCGCCGATGCCCACAAGGCTGGACTCCTGGTGCACCTGTACACCCTGCGGGACGACAGTTTCTTCCTACCTGCCAGCTACAATGGCGACCCCGCCAACGAATTCAAGCAATTCATTGATCTGGGTGTGGATGGCTTCTTCACTGACTTCCCTGGAACTGGACGGTCTGTGGTGGTCAACGATTACTTGGCTGGCACGGGTTACGCCAACCCCAACACCAATCTCAATTCCCCCTATCTGCCCGATCCGAACCGGCCCTACTACGGCAACCAGATCGTGGCGAACCTGAATCGTTCTCAGGGTTTCGAGGGCATGGCCATCAGTCCCGATAAGCAGACCCTGTACCCCCTCCTGGAAGGGACGGTGGTGGGAGATCCGGCTAACTCTCTACGCATCTACCAATTCGATGTCAAGAGTCAGCAATATGAAGGACTAGTTGGCTACTACCATCTGGAAAGCCCCACCCACGCGATCGGAGACTTCACGGTCATCAACGCCCACGAATATCTCGTGATTGAACGGGATAACAACCAGGGTGCTGGTGCGGCCTTCAAGAAGATCTTCAAGGTGGATTTTTCTAAACAAGATGCCAATGGGTTTGTCTACAAGGAAGAGGTGGCCAACCTGCTCAACATTAAAGACCCCAATGATCTGAATAAAGATGGCAGCAACACTTACACCATGCCCTTCCAGACGATCGAAGATGTCCTGGTGATTGATGCTGACACGATTCTGGTGGCGAATGACAACAACTACCCTTTCTCGGTGGGTCGTCCGCCTGCGATCGACAACAATGAGATGGTGCTTCTGAAGCTGGAGAAACCCCTTGATGTGGACCCTCGCGTGGGTCTGGCCGGATTGAATCGCCCGATTCAGGATGGCCAGGGGGGCAACAAACTGTTCCAGGTTTCCCAGGGTGCGGACATCACCATCGTGGACAACTTTGGGGGGATTGGCACGGGCGATCGTCCCAGCAAGCAGGAATTGCTGGAATTGGATGTGCTCAAGTTTCAGGGACCCGGCCTGACAGCCCGCAATATGCTCCTGACCCAGAAGGGCGAGGACCTGTTGATTTCCTTTGAAGGGGTCAAGGGTTCGGAAGTCTTCCTGACAAAATTTGCCCTGGAGGATCTGGACATCCTCTCTAAGAATGGTTCCAGACCTGCACTGGGCAACATTCTGTTTGATGGTCAAATTCTCTTTAAGGACAGCTTTGATGTCTTTGACGCGAATTCCAACCAAACCTCCCTGTTTAATCGCAATACCGTGACCTTCCTGAACGACCTGGATAACAAAGTCGTGGGCTTTGATGGCTCAGACGATGTGATCAATGCCCAGGGGGGTGACGATATCATTGATGGGCGAGGCGGCAATGACCTGATCCGGGGTGGAGCCGGAGATGATGGACTCATCGGTGGATCTGGCCACGACATTCTGCTGGGCGGTTCTGGCAATGATCTGCTGTATGGGGATCAGGGCAAAGACACCTTGCAGGGGGATGCAGGCAAAGATGGCTTTATCCTCGTGCGTGGTACGGGTACAGACACGATCGTGGACTTCGAGAATGGGGTTGACTTCTTAGGCTTGTATGATGGGCTAACTTTTGGTCAACTCAAGGTTACTCAAGGGACAGGTCATCAGAGTCAAGATACCCTGATCAGCCTTGCCAAGGGCAATCAACTGGTGGCAGTTCTGACTGGGATTCAGGCCAGCACTATTACCAGTGCAGACTTTACGATCGTTGGTTAA
- a CDS encoding PAS domain S-box protein has protein sequence MKWLKQPSLRWVLVAPFVIQIVGFVGLTGYLAWRNGQQAISELADRLMAAKSEQICNLLTAHLHTPHQIIATNRLEAEQGTLNVRNPKALQKKFWQQTTLYPTVSSIAYWSEQGDVTGYARLLSEDLLEQIRKWLSVDLPIGTRIQFTTDQGQEHRLHYLTDQQGNPKSLLYLFPNDQFRQFPWYQSARAAAKQTWTPIVVYRVSLTVGMLAVAPVYNSAGQLQGMFSADVPLASISLFLKQLQISSGGQAFILERSGNMVASSTLESPYIQQPLAPLKRLATTNSHNAQIRAISRQLHDRFGDFRTLQTPQQLILMGERQRQFVRVTPYRDQYGLDWLIVIVAPESDFTAQIDTNTRTTLALCGLAFLIATGMGWFTAQWIARPIQRLSRASQALARGNWQQTVENDSGILELSMLSQAFNSTAEQLQQAFNQIKIALQESEEKFTKVFRASPDPIALTGLGAEARYLEVNDSFLKFSDWTREEVVGHLTRELKIGVDPAQEIALEELLQTQGKVEQFEFKYRTRSGREGTALLSIELIELDGQPCVLTVAKDITDRKQAEAALQASEAKNRAILQAVPDLLLQVQRDGTCRYSFLPLDQMDKYVPPQVNISEVLPAEALELELQAIDRALKTNTLQVIELQFPKNGRIAAEEVRVVALNGEEALLIVRDISDRKQAEAQLRKMEEWLSQFSRQSSSIVYTVARDVDGSPSFEYISPACEQILEVSAEAIIKDAHLLFDQYHPEDREGYYVALSQSIQTLEAFHYEWRVITPSGKLKWLQANSQPERRSHGRTAWHGVIQDITDRKQNEALLQEQEQSLRQALQKINIHFENSPLAIVEWDRDTRVRRWSKQAEQIFGWTAAEVINRPWKDLQIVYEADVDRVNAGLSPLIQGSVTSVTMENLNYTKAGRVIACQWYSSAVFDEAGHLVSILSFAQDVTDRKQAEEALRAKTEELERFFSVALDLLCIADTDGYFRHLNSQWQKTLGYQLQDLEGSRFLDYVHPDDFDDTLKVLSELAAQKEILNFVNRYRCRDGSYRWIEWRSCPVGNLIYAAARDITDRKQAELDLQQAKEAAEAANLAKSTFLTNMSHELRTPLNAILGFTQLMNWEATLSLDHQQYVQLIHNSGEHLLRLINEVLDLSKIEAGQMTLEEQEFDLLALLQSIHSMFGQRVQDKGLQLKLDLLIETPQYIIADVQKLRQVLINLLGNAIKFTQEGLVQLSVGLAPGDAVASALPGTRQQLQFQVTDTGVGIAPQDLDIIFDTFAQAQAGKKSLEGTGLGLTISRKLVQLMGGEITVNSTLGQGSTFQVTIPIMLATGTGQLSAGINPITGLAPNQPDYRILVVDDQPENRLLLVTILQKLGLTVQEATNGEEALWLWQEWDPHLIWMDIRMPELNGYQVTEKIRATIAGHRTVIIALTAYASTDDRAMALAAGCNDYISKPFQEEILFSKMREYLGLRYTYADGHQDGSDPQSINWELAATELAQMPQNWLLELQQVAMICDQKAVKQCIQQIPSTYVELAIGLEQLANAFEFAQILQLIQVDQNRDDNALDRE, from the coding sequence ATGAAATGGCTGAAACAGCCCTCACTCCGTTGGGTCTTGGTTGCGCCCTTTGTGATTCAGATTGTTGGTTTTGTCGGGTTAACCGGATATTTGGCCTGGCGCAACGGGCAACAGGCTATCAGTGAACTGGCCGATCGCCTGATGGCAGCAAAATCGGAGCAAATCTGCAATCTTTTGACTGCCCATCTTCATACCCCTCACCAGATTATTGCAACCAACCGCTTAGAAGCTGAACAGGGAACGCTAAACGTTCGGAATCCAAAGGCATTACAGAAGAAATTCTGGCAACAAACCACCTTGTACCCTACCGTTTCCTCCATTGCTTATTGGAGTGAACAGGGAGATGTAACTGGTTATGCTCGTCTCCTCAGTGAGGATTTGCTGGAGCAGATTCGCAAGTGGCTGAGTGTTGATCTGCCGATCGGAACTCGAATTCAATTTACGACGGACCAGGGACAGGAGCACCGGTTACACTACCTGACAGACCAACAGGGAAACCCCAAAAGCCTGCTCTATCTATTCCCAAACGATCAGTTTCGTCAGTTTCCCTGGTATCAGTCGGCCCGAGCTGCTGCAAAACAAACCTGGACTCCCATTGTGGTTTATCGGGTTTCGTTAACCGTGGGCATGCTGGCTGTAGCCCCTGTGTATAACTCTGCCGGTCAGTTGCAGGGGATGTTCTCTGCCGATGTTCCCTTAGCGAGTATCAGCCTGTTTCTGAAGCAGCTTCAGATTTCATCCGGCGGACAAGCATTCATCCTGGAACGTTCCGGAAACATGGTGGCAAGCTCCACCCTGGAAAGCCCCTATATCCAGCAGCCCTTGGCTCCCCTGAAACGACTGGCGACTACTAACAGCCATAACGCCCAAATTCGGGCGATCTCCCGACAGTTGCACGATCGCTTTGGTGATTTTCGGACATTGCAAACTCCGCAACAATTGATCCTGATGGGCGAACGCCAGCGTCAGTTTGTTCGGGTGACCCCCTATCGGGATCAGTATGGCCTGGACTGGCTGATTGTCATTGTGGCCCCTGAATCTGACTTCACGGCTCAGATTGATACCAACACCCGGACAACGCTGGCGTTGTGTGGTCTGGCCTTCCTGATTGCAACGGGGATGGGGTGGTTCACAGCCCAATGGATTGCTCGTCCGATTCAGCGTCTGAGTCGAGCCAGCCAGGCATTAGCCCGGGGAAACTGGCAGCAAACCGTTGAGAATGACAGTGGGATATTGGAACTGTCGATGCTCTCCCAAGCCTTTAATTCCACGGCAGAGCAGCTTCAGCAAGCCTTCAATCAAATTAAAATTGCCCTGCAGGAGTCGGAGGAGAAATTCACCAAAGTGTTTCGGGCCAGTCCAGACCCGATCGCCCTGACAGGCTTGGGAGCAGAGGCCCGCTACCTGGAGGTGAATGACAGCTTTTTAAAGTTCAGTGATTGGACCCGGGAAGAAGTCGTGGGTCATTTGACCCGTGAATTGAAGATTGGTGTTGATCCAGCCCAGGAAATTGCTCTAGAAGAACTGTTACAAACCCAGGGTAAAGTGGAGCAGTTTGAGTTTAAATACCGCACCCGTTCGGGGCGGGAAGGCACTGCCCTCCTGTCGATCGAACTGATAGAACTGGATGGGCAACCCTGTGTTCTGACAGTGGCCAAAGATATTACCGATCGCAAGCAGGCTGAGGCCGCCCTCCAAGCCAGCGAGGCCAAAAATCGAGCCATTCTGCAAGCGGTGCCCGATTTATTGCTGCAAGTTCAGCGGGATGGCACCTGTCGGTACTCTTTCCTGCCTCTGGACCAGATGGATAAGTATGTTCCACCCCAAGTCAATATTTCAGAGGTGTTGCCTGCGGAAGCTCTGGAGCTGGAACTACAAGCCATTGACCGGGCACTCAAGACCAATACCCTCCAGGTGATCGAGTTGCAGTTTCCCAAAAATGGTCGGATAGCCGCCGAAGAGGTGCGGGTGGTGGCGTTGAATGGGGAAGAAGCACTGCTGATTGTGCGGGATATTTCCGATCGCAAACAGGCCGAGGCCCAACTGCGGAAGATGGAAGAATGGCTCAGCCAGTTTAGTCGTCAATCCTCTTCCATTGTCTATACGGTGGCGCGAGACGTGGATGGCTCTCCCTCATTTGAATACATTAGCCCGGCCTGTGAGCAAATTCTGGAAGTATCTGCAGAAGCAATCATCAAGGATGCCCATCTGCTTTTTGACCAGTACCATCCTGAGGATCGGGAGGGCTACTATGTTGCTTTAAGCCAGTCTATCCAGACCTTAGAAGCCTTTCATTATGAATGGCGAGTAATTACGCCCTCGGGCAAACTCAAATGGTTGCAGGCTAACTCGCAACCAGAGCGTCGCAGTCATGGGAGGACGGCATGGCATGGGGTTATTCAGGATATTACGGACCGCAAACAGAATGAAGCTCTTCTGCAGGAGCAGGAACAATCCTTAAGACAGGCTCTGCAGAAAATTAATATTCATTTTGAAAACTCGCCCCTAGCGATTGTGGAATGGGATCGGGATACCCGTGTCCGGCGCTGGTCTAAACAGGCCGAGCAGATCTTTGGTTGGACTGCAGCAGAGGTGATTAATCGCCCCTGGAAAGATCTGCAAATTGTGTATGAAGCGGATGTCGATCGAGTGAATGCCGGATTAAGCCCTTTGATTCAGGGGAGTGTGACCAGTGTCACCATGGAGAATCTCAATTACACCAAAGCCGGTCGAGTGATTGCCTGCCAATGGTATAGTTCTGCCGTGTTTGATGAAGCCGGTCATCTGGTCTCCATCTTGTCTTTTGCCCAGGATGTGACCGATCGCAAACAGGCCGAGGAAGCCCTCAGAGCCAAGACGGAAGAGCTGGAACGTTTCTTTTCTGTAGCCCTTGATCTATTGTGTATTGCGGATACCGATGGGTATTTCCGTCATCTCAATAGTCAGTGGCAAAAGACCCTGGGCTACCAATTGCAGGATCTGGAAGGCAGCAGATTTCTCGACTATGTCCATCCCGATGATTTCGATGACACCCTCAAGGTACTCTCTGAACTGGCTGCACAGAAGGAGATCCTCAATTTTGTCAACCGCTATCGGTGCCGCGATGGATCTTACCGCTGGATCGAATGGCGTTCCTGCCCAGTTGGCAATCTCATCTATGCAGCAGCCAGAGACATTACCGATCGCAAGCAGGCCGAACTCGATCTCCAGCAGGCGAAGGAAGCGGCTGAAGCGGCCAATCTTGCGAAAAGCACCTTCCTGACCAATATGAGCCATGAACTTCGAACTCCCCTCAATGCCATTCTGGGCTTTACGCAACTGATGAACTGGGAGGCAACCTTAAGCCTGGATCATCAGCAATATGTGCAGCTAATCCATAACAGTGGTGAACATCTCCTTCGGTTAATCAATGAGGTGCTGGACCTATCCAAAATTGAGGCTGGCCAAATGACTTTAGAGGAACAGGAGTTTGATCTGCTGGCGTTGCTCCAATCCATTCACAGCATGTTTGGCCAGCGTGTGCAGGATAAGGGGTTGCAGTTGAAGTTAGACCTGCTCATAGAAACCCCTCAATACATCATCGCGGATGTCCAGAAACTCCGTCAGGTGCTAATCAATTTGCTGGGAAATGCGATCAAGTTTACCCAGGAGGGCCTGGTGCAATTATCTGTGGGGCTGGCACCTGGTGATGCTGTTGCCAGTGCTTTGCCGGGAACTCGCCAGCAGTTACAGTTTCAAGTGACAGATACCGGGGTGGGCATTGCGCCTCAAGATCTGGACATTATCTTTGACACCTTTGCACAAGCTCAGGCCGGGAAAAAATCTTTAGAAGGAACAGGGCTTGGATTGACCATTAGCCGTAAGCTAGTGCAGTTGATGGGCGGAGAGATTACGGTCAATAGCACCCTCGGCCAGGGCAGCACATTTCAGGTGACGATTCCCATTATGTTGGCTACGGGAACCGGACAGTTGTCAGCAGGGATCAATCCTATCACTGGACTGGCCCCCAATCAGCCCGATTATCGGATTTTAGTCGTGGATGACCAACCTGAAAATCGCCTTCTGCTGGTCACCATTCTCCAGAAGTTGGGTCTGACCGTGCAGGAAGCAACCAATGGGGAAGAGGCACTTTGGCTCTGGCAAGAATGGGACCCCCATCTCATCTGGATGGATATTCGAATGCCAGAGTTAAATGGATATCAAGTGACTGAGAAAATTCGTGCGACGATCGCAGGCCATCGCACCGTGATTATTGCCTTGACCGCTTATGCTTCGACAGACGATCGGGCCATGGCCCTTGCAGCAGGATGCAATGACTATATCAGCAAGCCTTTCCAGGAAGAAATCCTGTTCAGCAAAATGAGAGAGTATCTGGGATTGCGATATACCTATGCGGATGGCCATCAAGACGGCTCTGACCCCCAGTCTATTAACTGGGAACTCGCTGCTACGGAGTTAGCCCAAATGCCTCAAAACTGGCTGCTTGAACTTCAGCAAGTGGCCATGATCTGCGATCAGAAAGCAGTTAAACAATGTATTCAGCAGATTCCATCAACGTATGTTGAATTGGCGATCGGTTTGGAACAACTGGCAAACGCTTTCGAATTTGCCCAAATCCTGCAATTGATCCAGGTCGATCAAAATAGGGATGACAATGCCTTGGATCGGGAATAG
- a CDS encoding sensor domain-containing diguanylate cyclase, translating to MKSPDSLPPYLIPCSQPASTEKASSYIQAMEQLIEVIQALSLARTLEEITTIVRRAARELSGADGASFVLREGDQCFYVDEDAIAPLWKGQRFPLSICIGGHTMRDRKPIVIRDIYGDERIPFSAYQLTFIRSLAMVPIRTSNPMGAIGIYWATPYQATLEQVKLLQALADTTAVALENVQIYSELERRVRDRTAALEQEIQERQKIEAEVRQLSLTDELTGLHNRRGFFLLANQQLKLAHRLQTPCCLLFVDLDGLKQINDTQGHEMGDRVITDAATLLRQTFRDSDILARLGGDEFVVFVPGCSEDTLGITRRLEAHIDDFNRSQNRCYSVAMSIGIQHCVLDETISLEQLVAQTDALMYQQKRSKRQPSI from the coding sequence ATGAAATCTCCCGATTCCCTCCCACCATACCTCATCCCTTGCTCCCAGCCAGCTTCGACAGAAAAGGCATCATCCTATATCCAGGCTATGGAGCAGTTGATTGAGGTGATCCAGGCCCTTTCCCTCGCTCGGACTTTAGAGGAAATTACGACGATCGTTCGTCGGGCAGCCCGGGAATTGAGTGGAGCCGATGGAGCCAGCTTTGTCCTGCGGGAAGGAGATCAGTGTTTTTACGTAGACGAAGATGCGATCGCCCCCCTCTGGAAAGGGCAACGATTTCCCCTCAGTATTTGTATTGGGGGGCACACCATGCGCGATCGCAAGCCGATTGTGATTAGGGATATCTATGGTGATGAACGGATTCCCTTTTCAGCCTACCAACTGACCTTTATCAGAAGTCTGGCCATGGTGCCGATTCGGACCAGTAACCCCATGGGCGCGATCGGCATCTACTGGGCTACCCCGTATCAGGCCACCCTGGAACAGGTCAAACTCCTGCAAGCCCTGGCTGACACCACGGCAGTGGCCCTGGAGAATGTGCAGATTTACAGTGAACTGGAACGCCGGGTGCGCGATCGGACAGCCGCCCTGGAACAGGAAATTCAGGAGCGGCAGAAAATTGAGGCAGAAGTCAGGCAGCTTTCCCTGACGGATGAGTTAACTGGGTTGCATAATCGACGCGGTTTTTTCCTGTTGGCCAATCAACAGCTAAAACTGGCCCATCGACTACAGACCCCCTGCTGCCTCCTGTTTGTGGATCTGGACGGATTGAAACAGATCAACGACACCCAGGGCCATGAAATGGGTGATCGGGTGATTACGGATGCCGCAACCCTGCTCAGGCAAACTTTTCGGGATTCTGACATTCTGGCCCGGTTGGGTGGGGATGAGTTTGTCGTCTTTGTTCCCGGCTGCTCAGAGGATACCCTGGGCATTACCCGTCGCCTGGAAGCGCATATTGACGATTTCAATCGATCTCAGAACCGGTGTTATTCAGTTGCAATGAGCATTGGGATTCAACATTGTGTCTTAGATGAGACCATTTCCCTGGAGCAACTGGTCGCTCAAACCGATGCCTTGATGTATCAGCAAAAGCGGTCTAAACGACAGCCTTCAATTTAA